One stretch of Actinacidiphila sp. DG2A-62 DNA includes these proteins:
- a CDS encoding peptide ABC transporter substrate-binding protein: MRGATRVKWAVGVTAVALTATACGGGTDSGSGGGSGGGIVRASWGDPQNPLEPANTNEVQGGKVLDMIFRGLKKYDPKTAKAENMIADSITSSDSQNFDIKLKSGWKFSNGEPVNADSFINAWNYDALLKNAQLNASFFSYIDGYDKVHPDAAGASSSATKLSGLQKVNDLEFKVKLNQKFSLWPETLGYSAFYPLPKAFFSDHAAWLKKPIGNGPYEISSYTKGSQMSLRKWDGYKGPDAAQNNGVDLRVYTDNNTAYTDLQAGNLDLVDDIPANQLKNVKSDLGSRYINEPAGIIQTIAFPLYSAKWKPAKTALVRQGLSMAINREQITQQIFQKTRTPATDWTSPVLGAAGGYQAGVCGDACTYNPTKAKQLIQQGGGLPGGKITITYNADTGSHKEWIDAVCNSINNALGNNKACVGAPVGTFADFRNKITNKQMTDPFRAGWQMDYPLIQDFLQPQYYTNASSNDSHYSSAAFDNLVNQANAESDSSAAVGKFQDAEKVLAKDMPAIPLWYQNGSAGYSSKLSNVLLNPFSVPVYNEIKVK, from the coding sequence ATGCGCGGAGCCACGCGCGTGAAGTGGGCCGTCGGCGTGACGGCGGTCGCCCTGACGGCTACGGCCTGCGGCGGCGGCACTGACAGCGGGAGCGGCGGCGGCAGCGGCGGCGGCATCGTCCGCGCCTCCTGGGGCGACCCGCAGAACCCGCTGGAGCCGGCGAACACCAACGAGGTGCAGGGCGGCAAGGTCCTCGACATGATCTTCCGGGGTCTGAAGAAGTACGACCCGAAGACCGCCAAGGCCGAGAACATGATCGCCGACTCGATCACCAGCAGCGACTCGCAGAACTTCGACATCAAGCTGAAGTCCGGCTGGAAGTTCAGCAACGGCGAGCCGGTGAACGCCGACTCCTTCATCAACGCCTGGAACTACGACGCGCTGCTGAAGAACGCGCAGCTCAACGCCTCCTTCTTCAGCTACATCGACGGCTACGACAAGGTCCACCCGGACGCCGCCGGCGCCAGCTCCAGCGCCACCAAGCTCTCCGGCCTGCAGAAGGTCAACGACCTGGAGTTCAAGGTCAAGCTCAATCAGAAGTTCTCGCTGTGGCCCGAGACCCTCGGCTACTCGGCCTTCTACCCGCTGCCCAAGGCGTTCTTCTCCGACCACGCCGCCTGGCTGAAGAAGCCGATCGGCAACGGCCCGTACGAGATCTCCTCGTACACCAAGGGCAGCCAGATGAGCCTGCGCAAGTGGGACGGCTACAAGGGTCCGGACGCGGCCCAGAACAACGGCGTGGACCTGCGGGTCTACACCGACAACAACACCGCGTACACCGACCTGCAGGCCGGCAACCTCGACCTGGTCGACGACATCCCGGCCAACCAGCTCAAGAACGTCAAGTCCGACCTCGGCAGCCGCTACATCAACGAGCCGGCCGGCATCATCCAGACCATCGCCTTCCCGCTGTACAGCGCCAAGTGGAAGCCGGCCAAGACCGCGCTGGTCCGGCAGGGCCTGTCGATGGCGATCAACCGCGAGCAGATCACCCAGCAGATCTTCCAGAAGACCCGCACCCCCGCCACCGACTGGACCTCCCCGGTGCTCGGCGCGGCCGGCGGCTACCAGGCGGGGGTCTGCGGCGACGCGTGCACCTACAACCCGACCAAGGCCAAGCAGCTCATCCAGCAGGGCGGCGGCCTGCCCGGCGGGAAGATCACCATCACGTACAACGCCGACACCGGCTCCCACAAGGAGTGGATCGACGCGGTCTGCAACAGCATCAACAACGCGCTGGGCAACAACAAGGCGTGCGTCGGCGCCCCGGTCGGCACCTTCGCCGACTTCCGGAACAAGATCACCAACAAGCAGATGACCGACCCGTTCCGGGCCGGCTGGCAGATGGACTACCCGCTGATCCAGGACTTCCTGCAGCCGCAGTACTACACCAACGCCTCCTCCAACGACTCGCACTACAGCAGCGCGGCCTTCGACAACCTGGTCAACCAGGCCAACGCCGAGTCGGACAGCTCCGCCGCCGTCGGCAAGTTCCAGGACGCGGAGAAGGTGCTGGCCAAGGACATGCCGGCGATCCCGCTGTGGTACCAGAACGGCAGCGCCGGCTACTCCAGCAAGCTCAGCAACGTGCTCCTCAACCCGTTCAGCGTCCCGGTCTACAACGAGATCAAGGTCAAGTGA
- a CDS encoding ABC transporter permease — MGRYVIRRLLQMIPVFIGSTFLIFFMVYALGDPVAALFGDRAPDPATAAQIRHDLYLDHSLGAQYLHYMKNIFLGDFGTAFSGQPVTELMGQAFPVTIRLTIVAILFEIVIGIALGVITGMRRGKPVDTGVLLLTLVVISVPTFVTGYVMQYIFGVQLKWTASSVSPSAPFNELVLPGLVLALVSLAYVTRLTRTSIAENTRADYVRTAVAKGLPRRRVVIRHLLRNSLIPVVTFIGTDIGALMGGAIVTERIFNIHGVGYNLYQGILRNNSPTVVGFVTILVLVFLVANLLVDLLYAVLDPRIRYA; from the coding sequence ATGGGACGCTATGTGATCCGGCGGCTGCTCCAGATGATCCCGGTGTTCATCGGCAGCACCTTCCTGATCTTCTTCATGGTGTACGCCCTCGGCGACCCGGTGGCCGCGCTCTTCGGCGACCGGGCGCCCGACCCGGCGACCGCGGCGCAGATCAGGCACGACCTCTACCTCGACCACTCGCTGGGCGCGCAGTACCTGCACTACATGAAGAACATCTTCCTCGGCGACTTCGGCACCGCCTTCAGCGGACAGCCCGTCACCGAGCTGATGGGCCAGGCGTTCCCGGTCACCATCCGGCTGACCATCGTCGCCATCCTCTTCGAGATCGTCATCGGCATCGCGCTCGGCGTGATCACCGGCATGCGCCGCGGCAAGCCGGTCGACACCGGCGTGCTGCTGCTGACGCTGGTGGTCATCTCGGTGCCGACCTTCGTCACCGGCTACGTGATGCAGTACATCTTCGGCGTCCAGCTGAAGTGGACCGCCTCCTCGGTCTCGCCCAGCGCGCCCTTCAACGAACTGGTCCTGCCCGGACTGGTGCTGGCCCTGGTCTCGCTGGCCTACGTGACCCGGCTGACCCGCACCTCCATCGCCGAGAACACCCGCGCCGACTATGTGCGCACCGCCGTCGCCAAGGGGCTGCCGCGCCGCCGGGTGGTCATCCGCCACCTGCTGCGCAACTCGCTGATCCCGGTGGTCACCTTCATCGGCACCGACATCGGCGCGCTGATGGGCGGCGCCATCGTCACCGAGCGGATCTTCAACATCCACGGCGTCGGCTACAACCTCTACCAGGGCATCCTGCGCAACAACTCACCCACGGTGGTCGGCTTCGTGACCATCCTGGTGCTGGTCTTCCTGGTGGCGAACCTGCTCGTCGACCTGCTCTACGCGGTCCTGGACCCGAGGATTCGCTATGCCTGA
- a CDS encoding ABC transporter permease — MDLAAAEADTLEKRGGDGQAAGGPTGKPRSLWSDAWRDLRRNPIFIISALIILFLVFISIWPGAIATQDPLKANLAKSQAGPAPGHPFGFDEQGRDVYTRVVYGARASVTVGVCATAGVVILGSVLGGLAGFFGGWWDAILSRISDVFFGIPVVLGGLVFLSVVTNSTVWPVVGFMVLLGWPQIARIARGSVITARQNDYVQAARALGAGNSRMLLRHIAPNAVAPVIVVGTIALGTYIALEATLSYLGVGLKPPTVSWGIDISDASNQIRNAPHMLLWPAGALSLTVLAFIMLGDAVRDALDPKLR, encoded by the coding sequence ATGGACCTGGCCGCCGCCGAGGCCGACACCCTGGAGAAGCGCGGCGGCGACGGCCAGGCGGCCGGCGGCCCCACCGGCAAGCCGCGCAGCCTGTGGTCCGACGCCTGGCGCGACCTGCGGCGCAACCCGATCTTCATCATCTCCGCGCTGATCATTCTCTTCCTGGTCTTCATCTCCATCTGGCCCGGCGCCATCGCCACCCAGGACCCGCTGAAGGCCAACCTCGCCAAGTCCCAGGCCGGGCCCGCCCCCGGCCATCCCTTCGGCTTCGACGAGCAGGGCCGCGACGTCTACACCCGCGTCGTCTACGGCGCCCGCGCCTCGGTCACCGTCGGCGTCTGCGCGACGGCCGGCGTGGTCATCCTCGGCAGCGTGCTCGGCGGCCTGGCCGGCTTCTTCGGCGGCTGGTGGGACGCGATCCTCTCCCGGATCAGCGACGTCTTCTTCGGCATCCCGGTGGTCCTGGGCGGCCTGGTCTTCCTGTCCGTGGTCACCAACTCCACGGTGTGGCCGGTGGTCGGCTTCATGGTGCTGCTGGGCTGGCCGCAGATCGCCCGCATCGCCCGCGGCTCGGTGATCACCGCACGGCAGAACGACTACGTGCAGGCCGCCCGCGCGCTCGGCGCCGGCAACTCCCGGATGCTGCTGCGGCACATCGCGCCCAACGCGGTCGCGCCCGTCATCGTCGTCGGCACCATCGCGCTGGGCACGTACATCGCCCTGGAGGCGACGCTGTCCTACCTGGGCGTCGGCCTCAAGCCGCCCACCGTCTCCTGGGGCATCGACATCTCCGACGCGTCCAACCAGATCCGCAACGCGCCGCACATGCTGCTGTGGCCGGCCGGCGCGCTGAGCCTGACCGTGCTGGCGTTCATCATGCTCGGCGACGCGGTGCGCGACGCCCTCGACCCCAAGCTGCGCTGA
- a CDS encoding ABC transporter ATP-binding protein yields MTPVPEQDPVAEGGPLLDVRDLHVEFRTREGIAHAVNGVSYSVNAGETLAVLGESGSGKSVTAQAVMGILDTPPGYVTGGQVLFQGRDLLTMSAEERRRVRGARMAMIFQDALSSLNPVLSVGEQLGEMFRVHRGMSRKDARAKAVELMDRVRIPAARERVRQYPHQFSGGMRQRVMIAMAMALEPELIIADEPTTALDVTVQAQVMDLLAELQREYNMGLILITHDLGVVADVADKIAVMYAGRIVETSPVHDIYRAPAHPYTKGLLDSIPRLDQKGQELYAIKGLPPNLLHIPPGCAFHPRCPRARQVCRTDIPPLYRVSTERASACHFWKETLDDAGADQD; encoded by the coding sequence ATGACCCCGGTCCCCGAGCAGGACCCGGTCGCCGAGGGCGGCCCGCTGCTGGACGTGCGGGACCTGCACGTGGAGTTCCGCACCCGCGAGGGCATCGCCCACGCGGTCAACGGCGTCAGCTACTCGGTGAACGCCGGCGAGACGCTCGCGGTGCTGGGCGAGTCCGGCTCCGGCAAGTCGGTGACCGCGCAGGCCGTCATGGGCATCCTCGACACCCCGCCCGGCTACGTCACCGGCGGCCAGGTGCTCTTCCAGGGCCGCGACCTGCTGACCATGTCGGCGGAGGAGCGGCGCAGGGTCCGCGGCGCCCGGATGGCGATGATCTTCCAGGACGCGCTGTCCTCGCTCAACCCGGTGCTGTCCGTCGGCGAGCAGCTCGGCGAGATGTTCCGGGTGCACCGCGGGATGTCCCGCAAGGACGCCCGCGCCAAGGCCGTGGAGCTGATGGACCGGGTACGCATCCCGGCCGCGCGCGAGCGGGTCAGGCAGTACCCGCACCAGTTCTCCGGCGGCATGCGGCAGCGGGTGATGATCGCCATGGCGATGGCGCTGGAACCCGAACTGATCATCGCCGACGAGCCGACCACCGCGCTGGACGTCACCGTGCAGGCCCAGGTGATGGACCTGCTCGCGGAACTCCAGCGCGAGTACAACATGGGCCTGATCCTGATCACCCACGACCTCGGCGTGGTCGCCGACGTCGCCGACAAGATCGCGGTGATGTACGCCGGGCGGATCGTGGAGACCTCCCCGGTGCACGACATCTACCGGGCGCCCGCCCACCCGTACACCAAGGGCCTGCTCGACTCCATCCCCCGGCTGGACCAGAAGGGCCAGGAGCTGTACGCGATCAAGGGGCTGCCGCCCAACCTGCTGCACATCCCGCCCGGCTGCGCCTTCCACCCGCGCTGTCCGCGCGCCCGGCAGGTGTGCCGGACCGACATCCCGCCGCTGTACCGGGTGAGCACCGAGCGGGCGAGCGCCTGCCACTTCTGGAAGGAGACGCTCGATGACGCAGGCGCCGACCAGGACTGA
- a CDS encoding ABC transporter ATP-binding protein — protein MTQAPTRTEPAAQPAAAGREPVLRVRGLVKHFPLTRGIVFKKQVGAVQAVDGVDFDLYPGETLGIVGESGCGKSTVARLLMNLEQPTAGEIIYKGEDITRLSGRALKAVRRNIQMVFQDPYTSLNPRMTVGDIIGEPYEIHPEVAPKGDRRRRVQELLDVVGLNPEYINRYPHQFSGGQRQRIGIARGLALRPEIIVADEPVSALDVSVQAQVVNLMEKLQDEFGMAYMFIAHDLSIVRHISDRVGVMYLGKIVELGADEEIYEHPTHPYTQALLSAVPVPDPEAREHRERIILAGDVPSPANPPSGCRFRTRCWKAQERCALEEPLLAVPEVFRATAGPAEHPSACHFAEEKQVVPGD, from the coding sequence ATGACGCAGGCGCCGACCAGGACTGAGCCGGCCGCGCAACCGGCGGCGGCCGGCCGCGAACCCGTCCTGCGGGTGCGGGGCCTGGTCAAGCACTTCCCGCTGACCCGGGGGATCGTCTTCAAGAAGCAGGTCGGCGCGGTGCAGGCGGTCGACGGCGTGGACTTCGACCTCTATCCGGGCGAGACGCTCGGCATCGTCGGCGAGTCCGGCTGCGGCAAGTCCACCGTGGCCCGGCTGCTGATGAACCTGGAGCAGCCGACCGCCGGCGAGATCATCTACAAGGGCGAGGACATCACCCGGCTGTCCGGGCGGGCCCTGAAGGCCGTCCGCCGCAACATCCAGATGGTGTTCCAGGACCCGTACACCTCGCTCAACCCGCGGATGACGGTCGGCGACATCATCGGCGAGCCCTACGAGATCCACCCGGAGGTGGCGCCCAAGGGGGACCGCAGGCGCCGGGTGCAGGAGCTGCTGGACGTCGTCGGGCTCAACCCGGAGTACATCAACCGCTACCCGCACCAGTTCTCCGGCGGCCAGCGGCAGCGCATCGGCATCGCCCGCGGGCTGGCCCTGCGCCCCGAGATCATCGTCGCCGACGAGCCGGTCTCCGCCCTGGACGTCTCGGTGCAGGCGCAGGTGGTCAACCTGATGGAGAAGCTCCAGGACGAGTTCGGCATGGCGTACATGTTCATCGCGCACGACCTGTCGATCGTGCGGCACATCTCCGACCGGGTCGGCGTGATGTACCTGGGCAAGATCGTGGAGCTGGGCGCCGACGAGGAGATCTACGAGCACCCCACCCACCCGTACACCCAGGCGCTGCTGTCGGCCGTGCCGGTGCCGGACCCGGAGGCCCGCGAGCACCGGGAGCGCATCATCCTGGCCGGCGACGTGCCCTCCCCGGCCAACCCGCCGTCCGGCTGCCGCTTCCGCACCCGCTGCTGGAAGGCCCAGGAACGCTGCGCCCTCGAAGAGCCGCTGCTCGCCGTCCCCGAGGTCTTCCGCGCCACCGCGGGCCCCGCGGAGCATCCCTCGGCGTGCCACTTCGCCGAGGAGAAACAGGTGGTCCCGGGGGACTGA
- a CDS encoding ABC transporter ATP-binding protein, whose amino-acid sequence MSEQTLDKVPTPRPGTGEKLLEVSGLQKYFPINGGFIFKRHVGDVRAVDGIDFHINAGESLGMVGESGCGKSTTGRLVTRLLEPTAGRVSYAGQDITHSNRKQLAPIRSEIQMIFQDPYASLNPRQTVGTIISSPMEINDVNPAGGREKRVRELLEIVGLNPEHYNRFPHEFSGGQRQRIGVARALALDPKLIVADEPVSALDVSIQAQVVNLLQKVQKELGIAFLFIAHDLAIVRHFSQRIAVMYLGKIVEIGDRESIYTRPRHPYTHALLSAAPEADPDDDGKERIRLAGDVPSPINPPSGCRFRTRCWKAQDKCATEEPPLVQIGGNADGHLTACHFPEEPTVAARDEDIVLDPALTAIEEERTEED is encoded by the coding sequence ATGAGTGAACAGACCCTGGACAAGGTCCCGACGCCGCGTCCCGGCACCGGGGAGAAGCTGCTTGAGGTCTCCGGCCTGCAGAAGTACTTCCCGATCAACGGCGGCTTCATCTTCAAGCGGCACGTCGGCGACGTGCGCGCGGTGGACGGGATCGACTTCCACATCAACGCCGGCGAGTCGCTGGGCATGGTGGGCGAGTCCGGCTGCGGCAAGTCGACCACCGGCCGGCTGGTGACCCGGCTGCTGGAGCCGACCGCCGGCCGGGTCAGCTACGCGGGCCAGGACATCACCCACTCCAACCGCAAGCAGCTCGCGCCGATCCGGTCCGAGATCCAGATGATCTTCCAGGACCCCTATGCCTCGCTCAACCCGCGGCAGACGGTCGGCACGATCATCTCCTCGCCGATGGAGATCAACGACGTCAACCCGGCGGGCGGCCGGGAGAAGCGGGTCCGCGAGCTGCTGGAGATCGTCGGCCTGAACCCGGAGCACTACAACCGCTTCCCGCACGAGTTCTCCGGCGGCCAGCGGCAGCGCATCGGGGTCGCGAGGGCGCTGGCCCTGGACCCGAAGCTGATCGTGGCGGACGAGCCGGTCTCGGCGCTGGACGTCTCCATCCAGGCGCAGGTGGTGAACCTGCTGCAGAAGGTGCAGAAGGAACTCGGCATCGCGTTCCTGTTCATCGCGCACGACCTGGCGATCGTGCGGCACTTCTCGCAGCGCATCGCGGTGATGTACCTGGGCAAGATCGTGGAGATCGGGGACCGGGAGTCGATCTACACCCGGCCGCGGCACCCGTACACCCACGCGCTGCTGTCCGCGGCGCCCGAGGCCGACCCGGACGACGACGGCAAGGAGCGCATCCGGCTGGCCGGCGACGTGCCGTCGCCGATCAACCCGCCGTCCGGCTGCCGCTTCCGCACCCGGTGCTGGAAGGCGCAGGACAAGTGCGCGACGGAGGAGCCGCCGCTGGTGCAGATCGGCGGCAACGCCGACGGGCACCTGACGGCGTGCCACTTCCCCGAGGAGCCGACGGTCGCGGCGCGCGACGAGGACATCGTCCTCGACCCCGCGCTCACCGCGATCGAGGAGGAGCGGACTGAGGAGGACTGA
- a CDS encoding ABC transporter ATP-binding protein encodes MTTLTKPEAEPAPQGSEHFLSVRDLYVQFATEDGTVKAVDGLSFDLDRGKTLGIVGESGSGKSVTNLAILGLHNPRNTTIRGEIVLDGQELTGASERELERLRGKKMSMVFQDSLTALSPYYTVGRQISEPYMKHTGASKKEARARAIEMLGRVGIPQPQTRVDDYPHQFSGGMRQRAMIAMALVCDPDLVIADEPTTALDVTVQAQILDLLKDLQQETGTAIILITHDLGVIANTADDVVVMYAGRAVERGTVRDILKTPQHPYAWGLLGSIPRLSADVNVPLAPIPGSPPSLLNPPPGCPFHTRCTFSDQVPGDRCRTERPLLPAGRGAACHLTADQKHDIFIEQIQPRLR; translated from the coding sequence GTGACCACTCTGACGAAGCCCGAGGCCGAGCCCGCACCTCAGGGATCCGAGCACTTCCTCTCGGTGCGCGATCTGTACGTGCAGTTCGCCACCGAGGACGGCACCGTGAAGGCCGTGGACGGGCTGTCCTTCGACCTGGACCGGGGCAAGACCCTGGGCATCGTGGGCGAGTCCGGCTCCGGCAAGTCGGTGACCAACCTCGCGATCCTCGGCCTGCACAACCCGCGCAACACCACCATCCGCGGGGAGATCGTGCTGGACGGCCAGGAGCTGACCGGCGCCTCGGAGAGGGAGCTGGAGCGACTGCGGGGCAAGAAGATGTCCATGGTCTTCCAGGACTCGCTGACCGCCCTGTCGCCGTACTACACCGTCGGCCGGCAGATCTCCGAGCCGTACATGAAGCACACCGGCGCGTCCAAGAAGGAGGCCAGGGCGCGGGCGATCGAGATGCTCGGCCGGGTGGGCATCCCCCAGCCGCAGACTCGCGTGGACGACTACCCGCACCAGTTCTCCGGCGGTATGCGGCAGCGCGCGATGATCGCGATGGCGCTGGTCTGCGATCCCGACCTGGTGATCGCGGACGAGCCGACCACCGCGCTGGACGTGACCGTGCAGGCGCAGATCCTGGACCTGCTCAAGGACCTCCAGCAGGAGACCGGCACGGCGATCATCCTGATCACCCACGACCTGGGCGTGATCGCCAACACGGCCGACGACGTCGTGGTGATGTACGCGGGCCGGGCGGTCGAGCGCGGCACGGTGCGCGACATCCTCAAGACGCCGCAGCACCCGTACGCCTGGGGCCTGCTGGGCTCCATCCCGCGGCTGTCGGCCGATGTGAACGTGCCGCTGGCGCCGATCCCCGGCTCTCCGCCGAGCCTGCTGAACCCGCCGCCCGGCTGCCCCTTCCACACCCGGTGCACCTTCAGCGACCAGGTACCGGGCGACCGGTGCCGCACCGAGCGGCCACTGCTTCCGGCCGGGCGGGGCGCGGCGTGCCACCTCACGGCGGACCAGAAGCATGACATCTTCATCGAGCAGATCCAGCCGCGGCTGCGCTGA